From Demequina capsici:
GAATCGCGCCATTCAGGTTGATCCGAAGCGCTTGGAGCGGGACGGGTTCGTTCGGGTCGTTGATGGCCTTTCGAAGCGTCTTCTCCGAAAGGCTGACGTACGCGCAGGCATCCTTGAGCGGAAGCCATCGATCTTCGGTCGAGTCGAGCATAGACCGAACCTACGCGCTGCGACCGTGCCCGATCTACCGCCCGCCTGACGCTGTCCACTCCTGCACGGACGCGCAGCGTGGGGCCAGACAGTGCAACAGAGAAGTCGAAAGCGCCCCGGGCGGTCAACCCCGGGGCGCTCTCGTGTTCTCGTGTCCTCCAC
This genomic window contains:
- a CDS encoding helix-turn-helix transcriptional regulator; this translates as MLDSTEDRWLPLKDACAYVSLSEKTLRKAINDPNEPVPLQALRINLNGAIRIKRKDLDEWLEARDAWVDAQTEGPRFTIY